A window from Akkermansia muciniphila encodes these proteins:
- a CDS encoding vWA domain-containing protein produces the protein MTFLYPYVLYALILPALLAAAAWWLWRRRSRKWEVLVSPEYRQELVHAPATWHRVLPVIFAVLASIFAILSVARPVDGYTEVREIPKSRNILIAIDCSRSMLSKDASPTRLGRAKTAAYDLLDALPGDNFGIIIFSGDAVLLMPLTHDHNALKETIEQLQFGWVSQGGTNLENVVRLALQTFKRDKEADARNALVILSDGEDTVNITYKTAEAARQHELIIVTAGIGTTIGTTIPDEQSPSGLYRDRRGQHVVSKLNPESLQYLARQTDGQYVQLSDGAALNRFVKDIADRLDVTEGREEVRRVPNDRYVIFAVPALICLILTLLAGTRWRSFRRSGRRGMAALGAMLLLSAGLLGTEARADTSALDNVTDLLRTGKTEEAVNAIDGMLSAPDLAEETRQALEFAKGWLERKEGNAKEAAEAFSRALLSPKASLQADSHFNLGNLEAAQARKTMTFSGPEEEQPKPQSSSIDDQIKEIDARLAKIPVAKEHVKEAVKRFDDAINAYRSHEGAAANREDMLRYDKALDEYRKQLEELKKKLEEEKKKQQEQQDQQNKDQQNKDQQNKDQQNKDQQNKDQQDKDQQNKDQQNKDQQNKDQQNKDQQNKDQQNKDQQDKDQQDKDQQNKDQQNKDQQDKDNAQGRENQGDRNEMKNAPLPSSPEKDKLPETPGAEQPQPQPRPEGDKPVPIATQKESKEEKERREARAILMERRDIEPGCPVPQRSPEIPPDKDY, from the coding sequence ATGACCTTCCTTTATCCCTACGTTCTGTACGCGCTTATCCTCCCCGCCCTGCTCGCGGCGGCGGCCTGGTGGCTGTGGCGCCGCCGTTCCAGAAAATGGGAAGTGCTCGTCTCCCCGGAATACCGGCAGGAGCTGGTTCACGCTCCGGCCACCTGGCACCGGGTGCTCCCCGTCATCTTTGCCGTGCTGGCGTCCATCTTCGCCATCCTCTCCGTTGCGCGCCCGGTGGACGGATACACGGAGGTAAGGGAAATTCCCAAATCGCGCAACATCCTGATTGCCATTGACTGCTCCCGCTCCATGCTCAGCAAGGACGCCTCCCCCACCCGCCTGGGAAGGGCTAAAACCGCCGCCTATGACCTGCTGGACGCCCTGCCGGGGGACAACTTCGGCATCATCATCTTCTCCGGGGACGCCGTTCTGCTCATGCCCCTCACCCATGACCACAACGCGCTGAAGGAAACCATTGAACAGCTTCAATTCGGCTGGGTCTCCCAGGGGGGAACCAACCTGGAAAACGTCGTTCGGCTGGCCCTCCAGACCTTCAAGCGGGACAAGGAGGCGGACGCCAGAAATGCCCTGGTCATCCTGAGCGACGGTGAAGACACCGTCAACATCACCTACAAGACGGCGGAAGCCGCCAGGCAGCATGAACTCATCATCGTCACGGCGGGCATCGGCACCACCATCGGTACCACCATTCCGGATGAACAATCCCCCTCCGGCCTTTACCGCGACCGCCGCGGCCAGCACGTCGTTTCCAAGCTCAATCCGGAAAGCCTGCAATACCTGGCCCGGCAGACGGACGGCCAGTATGTGCAGCTCTCCGACGGAGCCGCGCTCAACCGCTTCGTCAAGGACATTGCGGACCGCCTGGACGTCACGGAGGGGCGGGAGGAAGTGCGCCGCGTGCCGAATGACCGTTACGTCATCTTTGCCGTTCCGGCCCTGATCTGCCTGATCCTCACCCTTCTTGCCGGCACCCGCTGGCGCTCCTTCCGCCGTTCCGGGCGCCGCGGCATGGCCGCCCTGGGAGCCATGCTCCTGCTCTCCGCCGGACTGTTGGGCACAGAGGCGCGTGCGGACACGAGCGCCCTGGATAACGTCACGGACCTGCTGCGCACGGGAAAAACGGAGGAGGCAGTCAACGCCATTGACGGAATGCTTTCCGCACCGGACCTGGCGGAAGAAACGCGCCAGGCGCTGGAATTCGCCAAAGGCTGGCTGGAACGGAAGGAGGGCAACGCCAAGGAAGCCGCTGAAGCCTTCTCCCGGGCGCTCCTTTCTCCCAAAGCCAGCCTCCAGGCGGACTCCCACTTCAACCTTGGCAACCTGGAAGCCGCCCAGGCTAGGAAAACCATGACCTTCTCCGGGCCGGAAGAGGAACAACCGAAGCCCCAATCCTCCTCCATTGATGACCAGATCAAGGAAATAGACGCCCGGCTGGCAAAAATTCCCGTGGCAAAAGAACACGTCAAGGAAGCCGTCAAACGTTTTGACGATGCCATTAATGCTTACCGTTCTCATGAAGGAGCCGCTGCCAACAGGGAAGACATGCTGCGTTACGACAAGGCGCTGGACGAATACCGCAAACAGCTTGAGGAATTAAAGAAGAAATTGGAAGAAGAAAAGAAAAAACAACAAGAGCAGCAGGATCAGCAGAACAAGGATCAGCAGAACAAGGATCAGCAGAACAAGGATCAGCAGAACAAGGATCAGCAGAACAAGGATCAGCAGGACAAGGATCAGCAGAACAAGGATCAGCAGAACAAGGATCAGCAGAACAAGGATCAGCAGAACAAGGATCAGCAGAACAAGGATCAGCAGAACAAGGACCAGCAGGACAAGGACCAGCAGGACAAGGACCAGCAAAACAAGGACCAGCAAAACAAGGACCAGCAGGACAAGGACAACGCCCAGGGCCGGGAAAACCAGGGGGACCGGAATGAGATGAAAAACGCCCCGCTGCCCTCCTCTCCGGAAAAAGACAAGCTGCCTGAAACGCCGGGAGCGGAACAGCCGCAGCCCCAGCCGCGCCCGGAAGGGGACAAGCCCGTACCAATAGCCACGCAAAAGGAAAGCAAGGAGGAAAAGGAACGCCGTGAAGCCAGGGCTATCCTGATGGAACGCAGGGATATTGAACCCGGCTGCCCCGTTCCCCAGCGCTCCCCGGAAATCCCCCCGGACAAGGACTATTAA
- a CDS encoding vWA domain-containing protein, translated as MTEHFQFAQPEWLYVLPFILCLIILRRRRGAEGSITYPTVRFIASLARTPQSLAGKIGAVCFVLAAAAITIGLARPQKVEDKTFRTVNGIDIMIAFDLSYSMETPDMVLNRMPINRLVAAKHVITQFVDSRPDDRIGVVGFAGKTKSFCPLTLDHALVNSIIRDFHLRMIQADGTAIGSAIAAAATRLDDRKDTKSKIIILVTDGASNSGQISPLVAAENAAKLGIKIYTIAVGTEDGTLANGMVVQSEFDEPTLRKIAQITGGEHFRATNMASFNKAFTSIGKLEKSEAKVQTVRHIEEYFMYFLVTGAALTLLGLSLQVLKPAPAP; from the coding sequence ATGACGGAACACTTCCAATTCGCACAACCTGAATGGCTTTACGTTCTTCCCTTCATCTTGTGCCTCATCATCCTCCGCCGCAGGCGGGGCGCGGAAGGCTCCATCACCTACCCCACCGTGCGCTTCATCGCCTCCCTGGCGCGCACGCCCCAGTCCCTGGCCGGGAAAATAGGGGCCGTCTGCTTCGTGCTGGCGGCAGCGGCCATCACCATCGGCCTGGCCCGCCCGCAGAAGGTGGAGGACAAAACCTTCCGCACTGTCAACGGCATTGACATCATGATCGCCTTTGACCTCTCCTACTCCATGGAGACGCCGGACATGGTCCTTAACCGCATGCCCATCAACCGCCTGGTGGCGGCCAAGCACGTCATCACCCAGTTTGTGGACAGCCGTCCGGACGACCGCATCGGCGTCGTGGGCTTCGCCGGGAAAACCAAATCCTTCTGCCCCCTCACGCTGGACCACGCCCTGGTCAACAGCATCATCCGTGACTTCCACCTGCGCATGATCCAGGCGGACGGCACGGCCATCGGCTCCGCCATTGCGGCGGCGGCCACCCGGCTGGACGACCGCAAGGACACCAAATCAAAAATCATCATCCTGGTGACGGACGGCGCTTCCAACTCCGGCCAGATATCCCCGCTGGTGGCGGCGGAAAACGCGGCCAAGCTGGGCATCAAGATTTATACCATCGCCGTGGGCACGGAAGACGGCACCCTGGCGAACGGCATGGTGGTGCAGAGTGAATTTGATGAACCCACCCTGCGGAAAATAGCCCAGATTACGGGCGGGGAACACTTCCGGGCCACCAACATGGCCTCCTTCAACAAGGCGTTCACCTCCATCGGCAAGCTGGAAAAAAGCGAGGCCAAGGTGCAGACCGTCCGCCACATTGAGGAATACTTCATGTACTTCCTTGTCACGGGCGCCGCGCTGACGCTTCTGGGCCTCTCCCTGCAAGTGCTCAAACCCGCCCCCGCGCCGTAA
- a CDS encoding DUF58 domain-containing protein, with translation MDKASDILKRVRRIELRARHLATESFAGQYQSGFRGQGLDFDDFREYMPGDDPRFIDWKVTARMNSPFVRRFREEREQAVILAVDVSGSMHYASSAARASKLDYAAEVAAVLAFSAAQSGDKCGLLIYGNSHSRYIPPAKGIKQTLRIVREIVASKNDGTDQSISDVARQLVLSQKKAAMVIMISDFWSEHNKAALGQLNFKHDFIPIRVADPMELHLPDAGRVILKDPETSRSMFLNLSRQDVREAHANVVHLHREKWTQDFRRLGIDFLDLQTTDNFMPPLQALFSRRSRKFSR, from the coding sequence ATGGATAAAGCCTCAGACATTCTCAAGCGCGTGCGCCGCATTGAACTGCGCGCCAGGCATCTGGCCACGGAAAGCTTCGCCGGGCAATACCAGTCCGGCTTCCGCGGCCAGGGGCTGGATTTTGACGACTTCCGGGAATACATGCCGGGAGACGATCCCCGCTTCATTGACTGGAAGGTGACGGCCAGGATGAATTCCCCCTTCGTGCGCCGCTTCCGGGAGGAACGGGAGCAGGCCGTCATTCTGGCGGTGGACGTCAGCGGCTCCATGCACTACGCCTCCTCCGCAGCCCGCGCCTCCAAACTGGACTACGCGGCGGAAGTGGCGGCGGTGCTCGCCTTCAGCGCGGCCCAGAGCGGGGACAAGTGCGGCCTCCTCATTTACGGGAACAGCCACTCCCGGTACATCCCCCCGGCCAAGGGTATCAAGCAGACCCTGCGCATCGTGCGTGAAATCGTAGCCAGCAAAAACGACGGGACCGACCAAAGCATCTCTGACGTGGCCCGCCAGCTTGTCCTTTCCCAGAAAAAGGCGGCCATGGTCATCATGATCAGTGACTTCTGGAGCGAGCACAACAAGGCCGCCCTGGGCCAGCTCAATTTTAAGCATGATTTCATCCCCATCCGTGTGGCGGACCCCATGGAACTTCACCTTCCGGACGCCGGGCGCGTCATCCTGAAAGACCCGGAAACCAGCCGGAGCATGTTCCTGAACCTCTCCCGGCAGGATGTCCGGGAAGCCCACGCCAACGTGGTGCACCTGCACCGCGAAAAATGGACGCAGGACTTCCGCCGCCTGGGGATCGACTTCCTGGACCTCCAGACCACGGACAACTTCATGCCGCCCCTCCAGGCCCTCTTCTCCAGAAGGTCCCGTAAATTCTCACGCTAA
- a CDS encoding AAA family ATPase, with protein MDTREFNEIIAANSSWISALRTEVGKVVIGQQALVDRLILSLLCKGHVLLEGVPGLAKTLSVKAMAGTLHAQFARIQFTPDLLPADLLGTMIYNPEERQFTAKKGPIFANLILADEINRAPAKVQSALLEAMQERQVTLGETTYRLPDPFLVLATQNPIDQEGTYQLPEAQLDRFLFKVLVTYPTREEELQVLDLMASSAKPPETSPVTTPEQVAASRDLVNQIYIDDAVRGYIVDLVRATRFPETVDVKLRGLIRAGASPRATINLALASRANAFMHHRSFVTPQDIKDLAHDILRHRILLSYEAEAENITTDDVIDHILTKVPVP; from the coding sequence ATGGACACCCGAGAATTCAACGAAATTATCGCCGCGAACTCATCGTGGATTTCTGCTCTCAGAACGGAGGTTGGCAAGGTGGTCATCGGCCAGCAGGCGCTGGTGGACAGGTTGATCCTCAGCCTCCTCTGCAAAGGGCACGTTCTTCTGGAAGGCGTGCCCGGCCTTGCCAAGACGCTTTCCGTCAAAGCCATGGCGGGCACGCTGCACGCGCAGTTCGCCCGCATCCAGTTCACGCCGGACCTCCTGCCGGCGGACCTGCTGGGCACCATGATCTATAATCCGGAGGAAAGGCAGTTCACGGCCAAGAAAGGCCCGATCTTCGCCAACCTTATTCTGGCGGATGAAATCAACCGCGCCCCCGCCAAGGTGCAGTCCGCCCTGCTGGAAGCCATGCAGGAACGCCAGGTGACGCTGGGTGAAACCACCTACCGCCTGCCGGACCCCTTCCTGGTGCTGGCTACGCAGAACCCCATTGACCAGGAAGGCACCTACCAGCTTCCGGAAGCCCAGCTTGACCGCTTCCTCTTCAAGGTGCTGGTCACCTATCCCACCCGAGAGGAGGAACTCCAGGTGCTGGACCTCATGGCAAGCTCCGCCAAGCCGCCGGAAACCTCTCCGGTCACCACGCCGGAACAGGTGGCTGCCTCCCGCGACCTGGTGAACCAGATTTACATTGACGACGCCGTGCGCGGCTACATCGTGGACCTGGTGCGCGCCACCCGTTTCCCGGAAACGGTGGACGTGAAGCTGCGCGGCCTCATCCGCGCGGGCGCATCCCCCCGCGCCACCATCAACCTGGCCCTGGCCTCCCGCGCCAACGCCTTCATGCACCACCGTTCCTTCGTCACCCCGCAGGACATCAAGGACCTGGCCCATGACATCCTGCGCCACCGCATCCTGCTCTCCTATGAAGCGGAAGCGGAAAACATCACCACGGACGACGTCATTGACCACATCCTGACGAAGGTCCCCGTGCCGTGA
- the gatA gene encoding Asp-tRNA(Asn)/Glu-tRNA(Gln) amidotransferase subunit GatA, which yields MSSIQGTLAQWRDRLRRKELSPADLVNLTADAIEADQTTNAYISFDREAALRAAAAADTASPLAGIPIAVKDNINVLGQPTRCASRLLAPYASPYDATSIRLLKAAGGIPLGRTNMDEFAMGASGENSAYGVTRNPNAPDHIPGGSSSGSAAAVASATAIAALGSDTGGSIRQPAGHCGIVGLKPTYGRVSRYGLVAFASSLDQIGPMTRTVEDAAILLQAISGHDPKDSTSADQPVPDFEAALGRDVKGLKVGIPAEYFTSGNHPGISEAVQNTVKQLESLGAELVEISLPHADAVVAAYYIIACAEASSNLSRFDGVRYGKRAEDANGLVELFSRTREEGFGPEVKRRIILGTYVLSSGYYDAYYSRAQKVRSLVAKDFAEAFSRADIIVGPTSPAPAPKIGDSALDHLQTYLADIYTIPANLAGLPAISIPCGAVKEGNLELPVGFQMIAPHFREDLLLKTGFALGK from the coding sequence ATGTCAAGCATTCAAGGCACCCTGGCCCAGTGGCGCGACCGCCTGCGCCGCAAGGAACTTTCCCCCGCCGACCTGGTCAACCTGACCGCGGACGCCATTGAGGCGGACCAGACCACCAACGCCTATATCTCCTTTGACCGTGAGGCCGCCCTCCGGGCCGCAGCCGCGGCGGACACTGCCAGCCCCCTGGCCGGCATCCCCATCGCCGTGAAGGACAATATCAACGTCCTGGGCCAGCCGACGCGCTGCGCCTCCCGCCTCCTGGCTCCCTATGCTTCTCCTTATGACGCCACCTCCATCCGCCTGCTGAAGGCAGCGGGCGGCATCCCCCTGGGCCGGACGAACATGGATGAATTCGCCATGGGCGCCAGCGGTGAAAACTCCGCTTACGGCGTCACGCGCAACCCGAACGCTCCGGACCACATCCCCGGCGGTTCCTCCAGCGGCTCCGCCGCCGCCGTCGCGTCCGCCACCGCCATCGCCGCGCTGGGTTCGGACACGGGCGGTTCCATCCGGCAGCCCGCCGGGCACTGCGGCATCGTGGGCCTCAAGCCTACTTACGGACGCGTCTCCCGCTACGGCCTGGTTGCCTTCGCCTCCTCCCTGGACCAGATAGGCCCCATGACCCGGACGGTGGAAGACGCCGCCATCCTGCTCCAGGCCATCTCCGGGCACGACCCGAAGGACTCCACGTCCGCAGACCAGCCCGTGCCGGATTTTGAGGCCGCATTGGGCCGCGACGTCAAGGGCCTAAAAGTGGGCATCCCCGCGGAATATTTCACCTCCGGCAACCATCCGGGCATTTCCGAGGCCGTGCAGAACACCGTGAAGCAACTGGAAAGCCTGGGCGCGGAACTGGTGGAAATCAGCCTTCCCCACGCGGACGCCGTGGTGGCCGCCTATTATATCATTGCCTGCGCGGAGGCTTCCTCCAACCTCTCCCGCTTTGACGGCGTGCGCTACGGCAAGCGGGCGGAAGACGCCAACGGCCTGGTGGAACTTTTCTCACGCACCCGTGAAGAGGGCTTCGGCCCGGAAGTCAAGCGCCGCATCATCCTGGGAACCTACGTGCTCAGTTCCGGCTACTATGACGCCTACTACTCCCGCGCGCAGAAGGTCCGCTCCCTGGTGGCCAAAGACTTTGCGGAAGCCTTTTCCAGGGCGGACATCATCGTGGGCCCCACCTCCCCCGCGCCCGCGCCTAAAATCGGAGACTCCGCGCTGGACCACCTCCAGACCTACCTGGCGGACATTTACACCATCCCCGCCAACCTGGCCGGGCTGCCCGCCATCTCCATCCCCTGCGGAGCCGTGAAGGAAGGGAACCTGGAACTCCCGGTGGGCTTCCAGATGATCGCCCCCCATTTCCGGGAAGATCTTCTGTTAAAAACCGGATTTGCCCTTGGGAAATAA
- the gatC gene encoding Asp-tRNA(Asn)/Glu-tRNA(Gln) amidotransferase subunit GatC, with protein sequence MSTPQIDVAYIAKLARIDLTEEEAALFSQDLDKVLAYITKLESYDVTGIAPMNHPLPTMDVMREDVPEPGLSQEEALSNAPQQSQGQFRTPKVVESA encoded by the coding sequence ATGAGCACGCCCCAAATTGACGTAGCCTACATTGCCAAACTGGCGCGCATCGACCTGACGGAGGAAGAAGCCGCCCTCTTTTCCCAGGACCTGGACAAAGTCCTGGCCTATATCACCAAGCTGGAATCCTATGACGTCACGGGCATCGCCCCCATGAACCATCCCCTGCCCACGATGGACGTGATGCGCGAGGACGTTCCGGAACCCGGCCTTTCCCAGGAGGAAGCCCTTTCCAACGCCCCCCAGCAGTCCCAGGGGCAGTTCCGCACGCCCAAGGTGGTGGAATCCGCCTGA